Proteins encoded in a region of the Streptomyces sp. NBC_01298 genome:
- a CDS encoding NIPSNAP family protein, with protein MSIVELRQYTLRPGARETLIELFEREFVTGQQAVGITVGGRFRDLDDPDRFVWLRAFPDMAHRRRALEAFYTGPVWREHRDTANATMIDSDDVLLLRGPGFTPGPGTSEVFATVCHPTDAADFDAYAARHLGPGHALHRTEHAENDFPRLPVRTGEDVRIWFGRAEPAPWPTRRLRWEPVKPRNS; from the coding sequence ATGAGCATCGTCGAACTCCGGCAGTACACCCTGCGTCCCGGCGCCCGGGAGACGCTGATCGAGCTGTTCGAGCGCGAGTTCGTGACCGGTCAGCAGGCAGTCGGCATCACCGTCGGCGGCCGGTTCCGCGACCTGGACGACCCGGACCGCTTCGTCTGGCTGCGCGCGTTCCCCGACATGGCGCACCGCCGGCGCGCGCTCGAGGCGTTCTACACCGGCCCGGTCTGGCGGGAGCACCGCGACACCGCCAACGCCACCATGATCGACAGTGACGACGTCCTGCTCTTGCGCGGCCCGGGCTTCACGCCGGGGCCGGGCACGAGCGAGGTGTTCGCGACCGTCTGCCACCCCACCGACGCGGCCGATTTCGACGCGTACGCCGCCCGGCACCTGGGCCCGGGCCACGCGCTGCACCGTACCGAGCACGCCGAGAACGACTTTCCCCGCTTGCCCGTCCGGACCGGGGAAGACGTCCGGATCTGGTTCGGCCGGGCCGAGCCGGCACCCTGGCCGACCCGACGGCTGCGATGGGAGCCTGTGAAGCCTCGGAACTCCTAA
- a CDS encoding effector-associated constant component EACC1: protein MDVAVIAEGPDGEDQLRSLRDWLSDSQELRGRVEGVERPPRAGTLGPVLDALSVALGPAGAASALATGLVAWLRTRRGDVHIKVTLPDRSSLELTAKRVSGLDTDALQQQVTQLGDLLNRHQDTGGPDPHELP from the coding sequence ATGGATGTTGCGGTGATCGCGGAAGGCCCCGACGGGGAAGACCAACTCCGTTCTCTAAGGGACTGGTTATCCGACTCCCAGGAGTTGCGGGGGCGGGTCGAAGGGGTAGAGCGGCCGCCACGGGCCGGCACGCTGGGGCCGGTGCTCGACGCATTGTCGGTCGCACTCGGCCCGGCCGGTGCGGCGAGCGCGCTGGCCACCGGTCTCGTCGCCTGGCTGCGCACCCGCCGGGGCGATGTGCACATCAAAGTGACGCTTCCGGACCGCAGTTCGCTGGAGCTGACCGCGAAGCGGGTCTCCGGTCTCGACACCGACGCCCTGCAGCAGCAAGTGACCCAACTGGGGGACCTATTGAACCGGCATCAGGACACGGGCGGGCCCGATCCCCACGAACTGCCGTGA
- a CDS encoding SAV_915 family protein, with protein sequence MCLFQYDDDPEPEERVPAGPLYVPVLPGRAEVVVRLFRTPLGARTAVGFTSAERLAATLGAGRPWIRLSESALRTIAGPVGASLLTVDPTLTAPAVTPTTPETAPATVPVTPPVPRDPDVTARTA encoded by the coding sequence ATGTGTTTGTTCCAGTACGACGACGACCCGGAGCCTGAAGAACGCGTCCCGGCCGGACCCCTGTACGTACCGGTCCTGCCGGGAAGGGCGGAGGTGGTGGTGCGCCTGTTCCGGACCCCGCTGGGAGCCCGTACCGCCGTGGGCTTCACCAGCGCGGAGCGGCTGGCGGCCACGCTCGGCGCCGGCCGGCCCTGGATCCGGCTCTCCGAGTCCGCGCTCCGCACGATCGCCGGGCCGGTCGGAGCGTCGCTGCTGACCGTCGATCCGACGCTGACCGCTCCCGCGGTCACCCCGACGACGCCGGAGACGGCGCCGGCGACCGTTCCGGTCACCCCACCGGTGCCACGGGATCCCGACGTCACCGCCCGGACCGCCTGA
- a CDS encoding caspase, EACC1-associated type has protein sequence MTDLSGAGVRVLLIATATHEGPLLTSVPAVTTSCQDLRTALIDRCGVRPDHLRTLLDPADAQAMAQAVTEEAQRADTVLLVYFIGHGLLGPDGELYLAATGTDRLTPGMAGHQALSFSSLRQALEASRASSVVVVLDCCFSGRASLGRSPSLPAFTMTPAHGMYLMGSAEQLALAPPDATHTAFTGALLELLTHGDPRGLQPLTLDAVFDWVFRAMGDRQGPLPRRQAGDRSGHLVIAPNPAVPTRAEPPEEVEPAPGRCPYLGLDAFGVDDADVYFGRDGMTERVFAALAEAAGADEPGPLVLVGPSGSGKTSLLNAGLTAGLRERGLLGTTSWLPLHLTPGRSPLRRLAALFDTGSETVERLREDPGHAIELADRLAAGRPEHRVIVLVDQLEELFTLCPDLSERTAFLRAVTALARPSGGGRPGTPVVLALRADFYGQAAAHPELLAALRDTQLLVEPMTPGELHAAVEGPATAAGLILDEGLADVILHEFGATTDRQSAAGALPLLSHVLWATWLRRAGSRLTVAQYRAAGGIAEAIRTTADDTYDGLDPQGREAVRLMLPRLVRVGEDSADTAQPVDRSALLHGLPDTPAAQRAIDRFTRARLLTLDQDSARISHEALLRAWPRLTEWVDADRDWLRARQQLTTDTRAWERSGRESSLLYRGSRLAAVRERAASSPASAVEPDSVLAEFVDASWRQERRGVRRARIAVAFLTALFVLATSGLIGSVIFQRRAERAGERDLARYLAAEAEEIRVQQPGLAKQLSLVSYRTDKDAGRGSLLNSRRIPGVINAEEPAQDLAYSGDGRILAISTGGAIELRFPGGSAQVETGVTGPVVISRDGLTLAAVTYDESQPKTAWVRLWDISHPDRPRQTAAPSVDHSIHALALSVDGKTLYGGLSTGGIQVWDIGDPAAPQPLPALQGHSARIDSLAVSPRRDLLASMSADGRVQLWKAADSGRPKRVAVLEGAPYDRSVLVNPGPLHRVAFNPDGQMLAAPVAVTGGDRIGLWELDEPGAPRRRASKADDPKGAMSIPCSEGTSSLAFSPIREFVAGTCGSTWQAWIYQESLVADAILPGASGGGEGGYTDVGTVLFDPANPRRLLQSTAHGVRVFYVGNPAQLGAEALLQAMPGTGAQFDYRSDGKRTLLALQGVGVNYLWDVTDMPGSGTVLATTRSPDMFSGGDIALSPDGRLLANVEVYETGEADKDGKRQKNLGVRLRSTSAAPNTEPLSTIEELDNGVAQIAFSPTEPVLAVSDMNGWKDLNHKTPGVRIYDITHPERPQQIARIDATAPMLEFSPDGTSLLLTDTPFADPRDTLPQPADELESWDLTDPGHPEKQWARPVEAEMGSVHTAFRPDGKLLAIYDSGGVLRLWRVEEHRLTEQLAQVSVSIDGSPIAFSPDGTRLALTATTAVGADERPEIWDLADPRNPHRHSYLPGSSRAADFYALQFTPDGDFLAIVRASAGVELWDTDPERAIGEICASVGDPITPEEWRRYLPGKPYDPPCRPS, from the coding sequence GTGACGGACCTGTCGGGTGCCGGCGTACGGGTCCTGCTGATCGCGACCGCCACTCACGAGGGCCCCCTGCTGACGTCGGTGCCCGCGGTCACAACCTCCTGCCAGGACCTGCGCACGGCCCTGATCGACCGCTGCGGGGTGCGGCCCGACCACCTTCGCACGCTGCTGGACCCAGCCGACGCGCAGGCCATGGCGCAGGCCGTCACCGAGGAGGCGCAGCGCGCGGACACCGTGCTGCTGGTCTATTTCATCGGGCACGGTCTGCTCGGCCCCGACGGCGAGCTGTATCTGGCGGCGACCGGCACCGACCGCCTCACCCCCGGCATGGCCGGGCATCAGGCGCTGTCGTTCTCCTCGCTGCGGCAGGCACTGGAGGCGAGCCGGGCGTCGTCCGTCGTTGTCGTACTCGACTGCTGCTTCTCCGGACGGGCTTCTCTGGGCAGAAGCCCGTCCCTGCCCGCGTTCACGATGACGCCCGCGCACGGCATGTACCTGATGGGCTCCGCGGAGCAGCTGGCCCTCGCGCCGCCCGACGCCACGCACACGGCATTCACCGGCGCGCTCCTCGAGCTGCTGACGCACGGCGACCCGCGCGGGCTCCAGCCTCTGACCCTGGACGCCGTCTTCGACTGGGTCTTCCGCGCCATGGGTGACCGGCAGGGGCCGCTGCCCCGACGCCAGGCCGGGGACCGCTCGGGACACCTGGTCATCGCACCGAACCCGGCGGTACCGACGCGCGCGGAGCCTCCCGAGGAAGTGGAGCCCGCGCCCGGCCGCTGCCCATATCTGGGCCTGGACGCCTTCGGGGTGGACGACGCCGACGTGTACTTCGGGCGCGACGGCATGACGGAGCGGGTCTTCGCCGCACTGGCGGAGGCTGCCGGGGCGGATGAGCCGGGCCCACTGGTTCTGGTGGGCCCGTCCGGCTCGGGAAAGACCTCGCTTCTCAACGCCGGGCTGACGGCCGGACTGCGCGAGCGAGGATTGCTCGGCACCACCTCCTGGCTCCCCCTGCACCTCACCCCCGGCAGGAGCCCGCTCCGAAGGCTGGCAGCACTCTTCGACACCGGCTCTGAGACCGTCGAACGGTTGAGGGAGGACCCCGGCCACGCGATCGAGCTGGCCGACCGGTTGGCGGCCGGCCGGCCGGAGCACCGGGTGATCGTCCTCGTCGACCAGTTGGAGGAACTATTCACGCTGTGCCCGGATCTATCGGAGCGCACCGCGTTCCTGCGTGCGGTGACCGCCCTGGCCCGGCCCTCGGGAGGCGGTCGGCCGGGGACCCCGGTGGTGCTCGCGCTCCGGGCGGACTTCTACGGCCAGGCGGCAGCCCACCCCGAACTGCTCGCCGCTCTGCGCGACACCCAGCTTTTGGTCGAGCCGATGACCCCCGGCGAACTCCACGCCGCCGTGGAGGGACCCGCCACTGCCGCCGGGCTGATCCTCGACGAGGGCCTCGCCGACGTGATCCTGCACGAGTTCGGCGCGACGACCGACCGGCAATCGGCCGCGGGGGCACTGCCGCTGCTGTCCCACGTCCTGTGGGCGACCTGGCTGCGGCGCGCCGGATCGCGGCTCACCGTCGCCCAGTACCGGGCCGCCGGCGGCATCGCGGAGGCGATCAGGACCACCGCCGACGACACGTACGACGGACTCGACCCGCAGGGCCGGGAAGCCGTACGTCTCATGCTGCCCCGGCTGGTGCGCGTAGGGGAGGACTCCGCCGACACCGCCCAGCCCGTGGATCGCTCCGCGCTCCTACACGGCCTGCCCGACACTCCGGCCGCACAGCGGGCGATCGACCGGTTCACCCGGGCCCGTCTGCTCACCCTCGACCAGGACTCCGCCCGCATCAGCCATGAAGCGCTGCTGCGCGCCTGGCCCCGGCTGACGGAGTGGGTCGACGCCGACCGGGACTGGCTGCGCGCCCGGCAGCAACTGACCACCGACACCCGGGCATGGGAGCGGTCCGGGCGGGAGTCCTCGCTTCTCTACCGGGGAAGCAGGCTGGCCGCCGTACGGGAACGCGCCGCGTCGTCACCGGCGAGCGCGGTCGAACCCGACTCCGTGCTCGCCGAGTTCGTGGACGCGTCTTGGCGGCAGGAGCGCCGTGGTGTGCGCCGGGCCCGGATCGCCGTGGCGTTCCTCACAGCGCTGTTCGTGCTCGCCACCTCCGGGCTGATCGGTTCCGTGATCTTCCAGCGGCGGGCCGAGCGGGCGGGCGAACGGGATCTGGCCCGGTACCTCGCGGCCGAAGCCGAGGAGATCCGCGTCCAGCAGCCCGGTCTCGCCAAGCAGCTGAGCCTGGTCTCGTACCGGACGGACAAGGACGCGGGGCGCGGCTCGCTGCTCAACAGCCGGCGCATACCCGGCGTGATCAACGCGGAGGAGCCGGCTCAGGACCTGGCCTACAGCGGTGACGGCCGAATCCTCGCGATCTCCACCGGTGGCGCGATCGAGCTGCGCTTTCCGGGCGGCTCCGCACAGGTCGAAACAGGCGTGACCGGACCCGTCGTGATCAGCCGCGACGGCCTGACGCTCGCTGCGGTCACCTACGACGAGTCTCAGCCGAAGACGGCGTGGGTGCGGCTGTGGGACATCTCGCATCCCGACCGTCCGAGGCAGACCGCCGCACCCAGTGTGGACCACTCGATCCACGCGCTCGCCCTGAGCGTGGACGGGAAGACCTTGTACGGCGGCCTGTCGACCGGTGGGATCCAGGTCTGGGACATCGGCGACCCCGCCGCGCCGCAACCCCTGCCCGCCCTCCAGGGCCATTCCGCGCGGATCGACTCCCTGGCAGTGTCCCCCCGGCGAGACCTGCTCGCCAGCATGAGCGCGGACGGCCGGGTCCAGCTCTGGAAGGCGGCCGACTCCGGACGCCCCAAGCGCGTCGCCGTGCTCGAGGGGGCGCCGTACGACCGCAGCGTTCTGGTGAACCCCGGGCCGTTGCACCGGGTGGCCTTCAACCCCGACGGACAGATGCTCGCGGCTCCGGTCGCCGTGACCGGCGGGGACAGGATCGGGCTGTGGGAGTTGGACGAGCCCGGCGCGCCCCGGAGGAGGGCCTCGAAAGCAGACGATCCGAAGGGCGCCATGTCCATCCCCTGCTCGGAGGGAACGAGTTCCCTGGCGTTCAGCCCGATCCGAGAGTTCGTGGCCGGGACCTGCGGCAGCACCTGGCAGGCGTGGATCTACCAGGAGAGCCTGGTTGCCGACGCGATCCTGCCCGGGGCGTCGGGCGGCGGCGAGGGAGGCTACACCGATGTGGGGACGGTCCTGTTCGACCCCGCCAATCCGCGCAGACTGCTGCAGTCCACCGCCCACGGCGTGCGTGTCTTCTACGTCGGCAACCCGGCCCAACTGGGCGCCGAGGCACTCCTTCAGGCGATGCCCGGGACGGGAGCCCAGTTCGATTACCGGTCGGACGGCAAGAGGACACTGCTCGCCCTTCAGGGGGTGGGTGTGAACTACCTGTGGGACGTGACGGACATGCCGGGCTCGGGCACGGTCCTCGCCACGACCCGCTCGCCGGACATGTTCTCGGGAGGGGACATCGCCCTCAGCCCGGACGGCCGCCTCCTCGCGAACGTCGAGGTGTACGAGACCGGTGAGGCCGACAAGGACGGCAAGAGGCAGAAGAACCTCGGTGTGCGACTGCGCAGCACCTCAGCAGCTCCGAATACCGAACCGCTCTCCACCATCGAAGAGTTGGACAACGGTGTGGCACAAATCGCCTTCAGCCCAACCGAGCCCGTGCTGGCCGTATCCGACATGAACGGCTGGAAGGACCTCAACCACAAGACACCGGGCGTACGGATCTACGACATCACGCACCCCGAGCGTCCGCAGCAGATCGCCCGGATCGACGCGACGGCCCCGATGCTGGAGTTCTCCCCGGACGGCACGTCACTCCTCCTCACCGACACCCCCTTCGCCGACCCTCGCGACACCCTGCCGCAGCCGGCGGACGAGTTGGAGAGCTGGGACCTCACCGACCCCGGGCACCCGGAGAAGCAGTGGGCGCGCCCGGTCGAGGCCGAGATGGGCTCGGTACACACCGCGTTCCGCCCGGACGGCAAGCTGCTCGCCATCTACGACAGCGGCGGCGTTCTGAGGCTATGGCGTGTCGAGGAGCACCGGCTCACCGAACAGCTCGCCCAGGTCTCCGTGAGCATCGACGGGAGCCCGATCGCCTTCAGCCCCGACGGAACCCGCCTCGCCCTGACCGCGACGACGGCCGTGGGTGCCGACGAACGCCCGGAGATCTGGGATCTGGCCGATCCGCGGAATCCCCACCGGCACTCCTACCTGCCGGGCTCATCGCGCGCCGCCGACTTCTACGCGCTCCAGTTCACCCCGGACGGCGATTTCCTCGCCATCGTCAGGGCTTCCGCGGGCGTAGAGCTGTGGGACACCGACCCCGAACGGGCGATCGGCGAGATCTGCGCCTCGGTCGGCGATCCCATCACCCCGGAGGAATGGAGGCGCTACCTGCCCGGCAAACCGTACGATCCACCGTGCCGCCCGTCCTAG
- the lysA gene encoding diaminopimelate decarboxylase has protein sequence MTITDLPDALASSGELSVWPASTTPLPHGDLAVGGVSLAEIADRFDTPVYVLDEGEVRDRCRTYRAALPEAEVLYAAKAFLSRALVRWVREEGLGLDVCSAGELELAVTAGFPADRIVLHGNAKSPRDLESALRLGVGRIVIDSPSEIARIAAAVGPGGHQKVMVRVVPGISAGGHAKIRTGTEDQKFGLSLADGSAQHAIARVLGLPQLELTGLHCHIGSQITEVKPYLVALRRMVGLMARIRGAHGVVLPELDMGGGHGIAYRPGEPALDLTALARRMRAELGGACAAAGLPVPRLVIEPGRAVVGPAGVALYRVLAVKHTGDTVFAAVDGGMSDNPRPALYGVRYAPRLLGRHSTAAPRTTTVVGRHCEAGDILASDVDLPGDIRPGDLLAVPVAGAYQLSMASGYNMVGRPPVIAVHEGTARVLVRRETLDDLRIRDIGD, from the coding sequence TTGACCATCACCGACCTTCCCGATGCCCTGGCCTCCTCCGGCGAACTGTCCGTGTGGCCCGCGTCCACGACCCCGCTGCCGCACGGCGACCTCGCCGTCGGCGGCGTGTCCTTGGCAGAGATCGCCGACCGGTTCGACACACCGGTCTACGTGCTGGACGAGGGCGAGGTCCGCGACCGGTGCCGCACCTACCGCGCCGCCCTGCCCGAGGCCGAAGTCCTCTACGCCGCCAAGGCGTTCCTCTCCCGCGCGCTGGTGCGCTGGGTTCGGGAGGAGGGCCTGGGCTTGGACGTCTGCTCCGCCGGGGAGCTGGAACTCGCCGTGACCGCCGGTTTCCCCGCCGACCGCATCGTGCTCCACGGCAACGCGAAGTCGCCCCGCGACCTGGAGTCGGCGCTGCGCCTGGGCGTGGGACGGATCGTCATCGACAGCCCGTCCGAGATAGCCCGGATCGCGGCCGCCGTCGGACCCGGCGGACACCAGAAGGTGATGGTGCGCGTCGTGCCGGGCATCTCGGCCGGAGGCCACGCCAAGATCCGTACCGGTACGGAGGACCAGAAGTTCGGGCTCTCGCTCGCCGACGGGTCGGCGCAGCACGCCATCGCGCGCGTACTGGGCCTGCCGCAGCTCGAACTGACCGGCCTGCACTGCCACATCGGCTCGCAGATCACCGAGGTGAAGCCCTACCTGGTGGCGCTGCGCCGCATGGTCGGGCTGATGGCCCGGATCCGCGGCGCACACGGCGTCGTCCTGCCCGAGCTGGACATGGGCGGCGGCCACGGCATCGCCTACCGGCCCGGCGAACCCGCCCTCGACCTCACCGCGCTCGCCCGCCGGATGCGCGCCGAGCTCGGCGGCGCCTGCGCCGCGGCGGGCCTGCCCGTGCCCCGGCTCGTCATCGAACCGGGGCGTGCCGTCGTCGGGCCGGCCGGGGTCGCCCTGTACCGCGTACTGGCCGTCAAACACACGGGCGACACCGTCTTCGCCGCCGTCGACGGCGGCATGAGCGACAACCCGCGCCCCGCCCTGTACGGGGTGCGCTACGCGCCCCGCCTCCTCGGCCGCCACTCGACGGCCGCCCCGCGTACGACGACGGTCGTGGGCCGGCACTGCGAGGCCGGAGACATCCTCGCGAGCGACGTCGATCTGCCGGGCGACATCCGCCCCGGAGACCTGCTCGCCGTACCGGTGGCGGGCGCCTACCAGTTGTCCATGGCCTCCGGCTACAACATGGTCGGCAGGCCCCCGGTGATCGCGGTCCACGAAGGCACGGCCCGGGTACTCGTACGGCGCGAAACCCTGGACGATCTCCGGATCCGCGACATCGGCGACTAG
- a CDS encoding SpoIIE family protein phosphatase → MPSALPGGEEAHGPFWSEPGALLEHVPVAVFGLDDGDLVSYWGPGARDLFGYDSTAVLSKPGAVLFADGPRSGSVSCARLTERGRTLGYWRGRLTARRRDGTTFACGFRAFSMRGTAGRSLVMVLASRSDELDRVKTNLAFLDALFETCPIGLVMLDPDLRYVHLNQALADMDGLPIEAHLGRPIDEFMIMSDGGEYRNMLRTVALGGPPIVGALVGTRPRGHPDRDQVRSVSFFPLSQAVGSRPGVGGLMVDVTDREQAILEATAGRRRLALLAEASTRIGTTLDLNLTAQELVDASMPDFCDGAVVELVEWMDEAADFDPGLPLFTRRIASGTILPPPATELVSGVETVRYPPGSVIHDMLRTGRAVSAVVNEEFLARTVLIESRARLLAESGLACVLIAPLIARGTVQGIAMFGRSADRPAFTKDDVSLAGELASRAAICLDNARLYSRVQDISITLQRALLPSVLATSPYVDVAHRYVPGSRVTEVGGDWYDVINLPDGRVALVVGDVMGHGVSAAAAMGRLRITTKALARHDSEPADLLAELDACAQEAGIELATCLYIAYDPKSGRARIASAGHPPPLLLRPDGTVETIDDVLGVPLGVGGFPFRTTEIELPGNATLALYTDGLIEARGRDIDAGLEALRVELRGAPKPLEAMADHILASLLPTPPTDDTVLVLARVHRAP, encoded by the coding sequence GTGCCATCGGCCCTGCCGGGGGGCGAGGAGGCTCACGGCCCGTTCTGGTCCGAGCCGGGGGCGCTGCTGGAGCACGTGCCCGTGGCGGTCTTCGGTCTCGATGACGGCGACCTCGTCAGCTACTGGGGGCCCGGCGCGCGGGACCTCTTCGGGTACGACTCCACCGCCGTCCTGTCGAAGCCCGGCGCGGTCCTCTTCGCCGACGGGCCCCGGAGCGGCTCCGTTTCCTGCGCCCGGCTCACGGAGCGGGGCCGGACGCTCGGGTACTGGAGGGGCCGGCTGACGGCGCGGCGTCGTGACGGCACGACCTTCGCGTGCGGATTCCGGGCCTTCTCCATGCGGGGAACCGCAGGACGTTCGCTGGTGATGGTCCTGGCGAGCCGCAGTGACGAGCTCGACCGGGTCAAGACCAACCTCGCCTTCCTCGACGCGCTCTTCGAGACCTGCCCCATCGGCTTGGTCATGCTCGACCCGGACCTGCGGTACGTCCACCTCAACCAGGCGCTCGCCGACATGGACGGCCTCCCGATCGAGGCACACCTCGGGCGGCCCATCGACGAATTCATGATCATGTCCGACGGCGGCGAGTACCGGAACATGCTCCGGACCGTCGCCCTGGGCGGACCGCCGATCGTGGGGGCGCTGGTGGGCACGCGCCCGCGCGGCCATCCGGACCGTGACCAAGTGCGGTCGGTGAGCTTCTTCCCCCTGAGCCAGGCGGTCGGCTCGCGCCCCGGAGTGGGCGGGCTGATGGTGGACGTGACCGACCGGGAACAGGCCATCCTGGAAGCCACCGCGGGCCGTCGGAGGCTGGCCCTGCTCGCCGAGGCCTCCACACGCATCGGGACCACCCTCGACCTGAACCTCACGGCCCAGGAGTTGGTCGACGCGTCGATGCCGGACTTCTGCGACGGCGCGGTGGTCGAACTCGTGGAGTGGATGGACGAGGCGGCGGATTTTGATCCGGGGCTACCGCTCTTCACCCGCCGGATCGCGTCGGGCACGATCCTGCCCCCTCCGGCCACCGAACTCGTGAGCGGGGTGGAGACGGTGCGGTATCCCCCCGGTTCCGTCATCCACGACATGCTGCGGACCGGCCGCGCCGTCTCCGCCGTGGTGAACGAGGAGTTCCTGGCCCGGACCGTCCTCATCGAGTCGCGCGCGCGGCTCCTGGCCGAGAGCGGGTTGGCCTGCGTCCTCATCGCCCCGCTCATCGCCAGGGGCACCGTCCAGGGCATCGCCATGTTCGGCCGGTCCGCCGACCGGCCGGCCTTCACCAAGGACGACGTCAGCCTTGCCGGTGAGCTCGCCTCACGTGCCGCGATCTGTCTGGACAACGCCCGTCTGTACAGCCGCGTCCAGGACATCTCGATCACCCTGCAACGGGCCTTGCTGCCCAGCGTGCTGGCGACCAGCCCGTACGTGGACGTGGCCCACCGGTACGTGCCCGGCAGCCGCGTCACCGAGGTCGGTGGCGACTGGTACGACGTGATCAACCTGCCCGACGGCCGGGTCGCCCTCGTGGTGGGCGACGTGATGGGGCACGGGGTGTCGGCCGCCGCCGCCATGGGCCGCCTCCGCATCACCACCAAGGCCCTGGCCAGGCACGACAGCGAGCCCGCCGACCTGCTCGCCGAGCTCGACGCGTGCGCCCAGGAGGCCGGCATCGAGCTGGCGACGTGCCTGTACATCGCCTACGACCCGAAGAGCGGCCGCGCCCGCATCGCCAGCGCCGGCCATCCCCCACCCCTGCTGCTCCGGCCGGACGGCACGGTCGAGACCATCGACGACGTCCTGGGAGTCCCTCTCGGCGTCGGCGGGTTCCCCTTCCGGACGACCGAGATCGAACTCCCCGGGAACGCGACCCTCGCCCTGTACACCGACGGCCTCATCGAGGCGCGCGGCCGGGACATCGACGCCGGCCTGGAAGCGCTGCGGGTCGAACTGCGAGGAGCCCCGAAGCCGTTGGAGGCGATGGCGGACCACATCCTCGCGAGCCTGCTGCCCACCCCGCCGACCGACGACACCGTTCTGGTGCTCGCCCGCGTCCACCGCGCCCCGTAG
- a CDS encoding PP2C family protein-serine/threonine phosphatase — MGSHPRPPPGRTGAHGTLLFALAQCAPFAIALGVLGIELSPAHDLVTGPVLTTTPALAALTMGPVGTLSAAALAAAVNATSATYNQSWGTQTQLIIGNFLGIIVVSVASVTLSNAVRARRQSELDQVRRIAVAAQEVVLRPVPELLGPLRAASMCLAAGTGAQVGGDLYEAVQTRYGVRLIVGDVRGKGLSAIRAVAVALGAFREAVHYEQDLQEVMNHCAAALRREATVPGTYSQAELPEVLLEGFTTALIAEVPDEPVVHLVSRGHPPPLVLRRGKVQALPPASPMPPLGLEDLVSGPPAPPETHPFLPGDRLLLYTDGVIEARDRADAFFPLPQAMERIPAGTSPQEFLDELHQALIRHTEGLLTDDVAMILIDRTT; from the coding sequence ATGGGGTCACATCCTCGCCCGCCTCCCGGCCGAACGGGGGCTCACGGCACGCTCCTGTTCGCCCTGGCCCAGTGCGCGCCCTTCGCGATCGCGCTGGGCGTGCTGGGCATCGAGCTCTCGCCCGCACACGACCTGGTCACCGGCCCCGTCCTCACCACGACTCCGGCGCTGGCCGCGCTGACGATGGGCCCGGTGGGCACGCTGTCCGCGGCGGCCCTCGCCGCGGCCGTGAACGCGACCTCCGCCACGTACAACCAGTCGTGGGGAACCCAGACCCAGCTGATCATCGGCAACTTCCTGGGGATCATCGTGGTGTCCGTGGCCAGTGTCACCCTGAGTAACGCGGTGCGCGCCCGCAGACAGAGCGAACTCGACCAGGTCCGCCGGATCGCGGTGGCGGCCCAGGAGGTCGTCCTGCGGCCCGTTCCCGAGCTCCTGGGCCCGCTGCGGGCGGCCAGCATGTGCCTCGCGGCCGGGACGGGCGCCCAGGTGGGCGGAGATCTGTACGAGGCCGTACAGACGCGCTACGGCGTCCGGCTGATCGTGGGGGACGTCCGGGGGAAAGGGCTGTCGGCCATACGCGCGGTCGCGGTGGCCCTGGGCGCGTTCCGGGAGGCCGTGCACTACGAGCAGGATCTGCAGGAGGTCATGAACCATTGCGCGGCCGCGCTGCGGCGGGAAGCCACCGTCCCGGGCACGTACTCCCAGGCGGAACTTCCCGAGGTCCTGCTGGAGGGATTCACCACCGCGCTCATCGCCGAGGTGCCGGACGAACCGGTGGTGCACCTGGTCAGCCGCGGCCATCCGCCTCCGCTGGTGCTGCGCCGGGGCAAGGTCCAGGCGCTGCCGCCCGCCTCCCCGATGCCGCCGCTCGGGCTCGAAGACCTGGTGAGCGGCCCTCCCGCCCCACCCGAGACCCACCCGTTCCTGCCCGGCGACCGGCTGCTGCTCTACACCGACGGCGTGATCGAAGCCCGCGACCGTGCCGACGCGTTCTTCCCCCTGCCGCAGGCCATGGAGCGGATACCCGCGGGCACCTCCCCACAGGAGTTCCTGGACGAACTGCACCAGGCGCTGATCCGCCATACCGAGGGCCTCTTGACGGACGACGTGGCGATGATCCTCATCGACCGGACCACGTGA